In Cryptomeria japonica chromosome 10, Sugi_1.0, whole genome shotgun sequence, a genomic segment contains:
- the LOC131057709 gene encoding uncharacterized protein LOC131057709 isoform X3 — protein sequence MADGRSTGQSPSASSGLPSKKEKKKQAKEERDKQKQEEKKKRRLDKAVANSTAIRIELEQKKQKRKEQEKRLDEEGAALAEAVAMQVLGEEDEVIQTLESDFTNRIHHFKPGLSIGKTETGHRVGIKQQGNTGRNSETVVARKSDEQAWNMTAILEERLQMRNADPYSAESGSIGEAESSIEEDFPVTNERARDAEITAELAAARAVAALQIAEEARAEAEAAKMEAQLSIANDWGKGGYSNSDRFQYKYIVKKEEKDDCGY from the exons ATGGCGGATGGTCGATCAACAGGGCAAAGCCCTTCTGCATCAAGTGGTTTGCCATcgaagaaggaaaagaagaagcaggctaaggaagaaagagACAAACAAAagcaagaagaaaaaaagaaacgGCGTCTTGATAAGGCTGTTGCAAATTCAACTGCGATCAGGATAGAACTGGAGCAgaaaaaacaaaagagaaaggaacaagagaagaggCTTGATGAAGAGGGTGCAGCTCTGGCTGAGGCTGTCGCAATGCAAGTACTTGGGGAGGAGGATGAGGTAATTCAGACCTTGGAATCGGATTTTACAAACAGAATACATCATTTCAAACCAGGTTTAAGTATAGGAAAGACAGAAACTGGGCATCGAGTTGGAATCAAACAACAAGGCAATACTGGGAGAAATTCAGAAACAGTGGTTGCCAGGAAAAGTGATGAACAAGCTTGGAATATGACTGCAATTTTGGAGGAACGATTACAAATGAGGAATGCAGATCCTTATTCTGCTGAAAGTGGTTCAATTGGTGAAGCTGAAAGCAGCATAGAGGAGGACTTCCCAGTAACCAATGAGAGAGCAAGGGATGCTGAAATAACTGCTGAGTTGGCTGCAGCACGAGCTGTGGCCGCACTACAGATTGCTGAAGAAGCAAGAGCTGAGGCAGAGGCTGCAAAAATGGAAGCACAGTTGTCCATTGCTAATGATTGGGGGAAGGGAGGCTATTCAAACTCAGACAGATTTCAATATAAG TATATAgtaaagaaagaagagaaggatgatTGTGGCTACTAA
- the LOC131057709 gene encoding uncharacterized protein LOC131057709 isoform X1, which translates to MADGRSTGQSPSASSGLPSKKEKKKQAKEERDKQKQEEKKKRRLDKAVANSTAIRIELEQKKQKRKEQEKRLDEEGAALAEAVAMQVLGEEDEVIQTLESDFTNRIHHFKPGLSIGKTETGHRVGIKQQGNTGRNSETVVARKSDEQAWNMTAILEERLQMRNADPYSAESGSIGEAESSIEEDFPVTNERARDAEITAELAAARAVAALQIAEEARAEAEAAKMEAQLSIANDWGKGGYSNSDRFQYKASIAMKIPFLVREFFHVSISTTSLLKEGNSCIFVFLYLM; encoded by the coding sequence ATGGCGGATGGTCGATCAACAGGGCAAAGCCCTTCTGCATCAAGTGGTTTGCCATcgaagaaggaaaagaagaagcaggctaaggaagaaagagACAAACAAAagcaagaagaaaaaaagaaacgGCGTCTTGATAAGGCTGTTGCAAATTCAACTGCGATCAGGATAGAACTGGAGCAgaaaaaacaaaagagaaaggaacaagagaagaggCTTGATGAAGAGGGTGCAGCTCTGGCTGAGGCTGTCGCAATGCAAGTACTTGGGGAGGAGGATGAGGTAATTCAGACCTTGGAATCGGATTTTACAAACAGAATACATCATTTCAAACCAGGTTTAAGTATAGGAAAGACAGAAACTGGGCATCGAGTTGGAATCAAACAACAAGGCAATACTGGGAGAAATTCAGAAACAGTGGTTGCCAGGAAAAGTGATGAACAAGCTTGGAATATGACTGCAATTTTGGAGGAACGATTACAAATGAGGAATGCAGATCCTTATTCTGCTGAAAGTGGTTCAATTGGTGAAGCTGAAAGCAGCATAGAGGAGGACTTCCCAGTAACCAATGAGAGAGCAAGGGATGCTGAAATAACTGCTGAGTTGGCTGCAGCACGAGCTGTGGCCGCACTACAGATTGCTGAAGAAGCAAGAGCTGAGGCAGAGGCTGCAAAAATGGAAGCACAGTTGTCCATTGCTAATGATTGGGGGAAGGGAGGCTATTCAAACTCAGACAGATTTCAATATAAGGCGAGTATCGCAATGAAAATTCCTTTTTTGGTTAGAGAATTTTTCCATGTGTCTATTTCCACTACATCCTTGCTTAAGGAAGGGAATTCCTGTATTTTTGTTTTTCTATATCTTATGTAA
- the LOC131057709 gene encoding uncharacterized protein LOC131057709 isoform X2 translates to MADGRSTGQSPSASSGLPSKKEKKKQAKEERDKQKQEEKKKRRLDKAVANSTAIRIELEQKKQKRKEQEKRLDEEGAALAEAVAMQVLGEEDEVIQTLESDFTNRIHHFKPGLSIGKTETGHRVGIKQQGNTGRNSETVVARKSDEQAWNMTAILEERLQMRNADPYSAESGSIGEAESSIEEDFPVTNERARDAEITAELAAARAVAALQIAEEARAEAEAAKMEAQLSIANDWGKGGYSNSDRFQYKGKMLTMHFYSCFITDVYCIQLSQ, encoded by the coding sequence ATGGCGGATGGTCGATCAACAGGGCAAAGCCCTTCTGCATCAAGTGGTTTGCCATcgaagaaggaaaagaagaagcaggctaaggaagaaagagACAAACAAAagcaagaagaaaaaaagaaacgGCGTCTTGATAAGGCTGTTGCAAATTCAACTGCGATCAGGATAGAACTGGAGCAgaaaaaacaaaagagaaaggaacaagagaagaggCTTGATGAAGAGGGTGCAGCTCTGGCTGAGGCTGTCGCAATGCAAGTACTTGGGGAGGAGGATGAGGTAATTCAGACCTTGGAATCGGATTTTACAAACAGAATACATCATTTCAAACCAGGTTTAAGTATAGGAAAGACAGAAACTGGGCATCGAGTTGGAATCAAACAACAAGGCAATACTGGGAGAAATTCAGAAACAGTGGTTGCCAGGAAAAGTGATGAACAAGCTTGGAATATGACTGCAATTTTGGAGGAACGATTACAAATGAGGAATGCAGATCCTTATTCTGCTGAAAGTGGTTCAATTGGTGAAGCTGAAAGCAGCATAGAGGAGGACTTCCCAGTAACCAATGAGAGAGCAAGGGATGCTGAAATAACTGCTGAGTTGGCTGCAGCACGAGCTGTGGCCGCACTACAGATTGCTGAAGAAGCAAGAGCTGAGGCAGAGGCTGCAAAAATGGAAGCACAGTTGTCCATTGCTAATGATTGGGGGAAGGGAGGCTATTCAAACTCAGACAGATTTCAATATAAG